A genomic stretch from Pectinophora gossypiella chromosome 13, ilPecGoss1.1, whole genome shotgun sequence includes:
- the LOC126372250 gene encoding derlin-2, which translates to MAYQTLLQEYMLIPPVTRAYTTACVITTLAVQLDLVSPFQLYFNPILILKKYQLWRLITTFLFFGNLGFNFFFNMIFTYRYCRMLEEGSFRGRTADFVVMFIFGGVLMILCAFFVNLLFLGQAFTIMIVYVWSRRNVFVRMNFFGLMNFQAPYLPWVLLGFSVLLGNAISVDLVGMAIGHIYFFMEDVLPRQRGGQKLLKTPKFLKKLFDPAPEPEYVPLPELANIRPGGFNWQRRPDPVADDDDDEPR; encoded by the exons ATGGCATACCAGACCCTCCTTCAAGAGTATATGCTAATTCCACCCGTCACCAGGGCTTACACCACTGCATGTGTTATCACAACTTTAGCGGTA CAATTAGACTTGGTGTCCCCATTCCAGCTGTATTTCAACCCAATCCTAATTCTCAAGAAGTACCAGCTATGGAGGCTGATCACCACATTCCTGTTCTTTGGGAACCTCGGGTTCAATTTCTTCTTCAATATGATATTCACATACCGATACTGTAGGATGCTGGAGGAAGGTTCCTTCAGAGGGAGGACGGCTGATTTTGTCGTCATGTTCATCTTTGGTGGAGTGCTTATGATA TTATGTGCATTCTTCGTTAACTTGTTATTTTTAGGTCAGGCATTCACAATCATGATTGTGTATGTGTGGTCTCGGCGCAACGTGTTTGTACGAATGAACTTCTTTGGTTTAATGAATTTCCAG GCTCCATACCTACCTTGGGTACTGCTAGGCTTCTCAGTTCTACTTGGCAATGCAATATCTGTGGACCTAGTGGGAATGGCTATTGGACACATCTATTTCTTCATGGAAGATGTCCTACCAAGGCAGAGGGGTGGACAAAAGTTATTGAAAACTCCAAAGTTCCT GAAAAAGCTATTCGATCCGGCTCCCGAACCGGAATACGTTCCTCTTCCCGAGTTAGCCAACATCCGACCTGGGGGCTTCAACTGGCAACGCCGACCTGACCCGGTGGCGGATGACGATGACGACGAGCCCAGATAA
- the LOC126372241 gene encoding trafficking protein particle complex subunit 13, producing the protein MDPKDVVEHLVALKVMRLTKPALISPKIVTCDSKDLPGNILNNYLKDDATAVTQMETLAAGQFLLLPQSFGNIYLGETFSCYVCVHNETNQPVQSVSIKADLQTNSQRIPLSTQQNQSPIMLDVDETLSDVIHHEVKDLGTHILVCEVTYMSNYNTLASFRKFFKFEVMKPLDVKTKFYNAESDDVYLEAQVQNITSGSITLEQVSLESSQQFTVKSLNEINDNVSVFGDVTLLQPQESCQYLYCLSPRESISKEIKLLAAAKNIGKLDIVWRSNLGEKGRLQTSQLQRMTPDYGDIRLTYERLPSKASVDEPFDFKCKIVNASERTLDLILKLRSLQDSSLLWCGISNRKLGPLEPGNSIYVNLTALPISTGLHNITGVSLVDLFLKRTYDYDDLASIYVC; encoded by the coding sequence ATGGATCCCAAAGACGTTGTCGAGCATTTGGTTGCTTTAAAGGTGATGAGACTTACAAAACCGGCTCTAATAAGTCCTAAAATAGTAACATGTGATTCCAAGGACCTGCCAgggaatattttaaacaattacctGAAGGACGACGCGACAGCAGTCACTCAGATGGAAACGCTGGCAGCTGGACAGTTTCTACTTCTACCTCAAAGTTTTGGCAATATTTACTTGGGAGAGACGTTCTCTTGTTACGTGTGTGTTCATAATGAAACTAACCAACCTGTACAGAGTGTTTCTATCAAGGCAGATTTGCAAACAAACTCTCAAAGAATACCTCTGTCTACTCAACAAAACCAATCTCCCATAATGCTTGATGTAGATGAGACACTCAGTGATGTTATACATCACGAGGTTAAAGACCTCGGTACGCATATCCTGGTATGTGAAGTCACTTATATGTCTAACTACAATACATTGGCATCATTCAGAAAATTCTTTAAATTTGAAGTGATGAAACCATTGGATGTTAAGACAAAGTTCTACAATGCTGAGTCTGATGATGTGTATCTGGAAGCCCAAGTGCAGAATATTACTTCAGGTTCAATTACACTTGAACAGGTCTCTTTGGAAAGTTCCCAACAATTTACTGTGAAATCATTAAATGAGATTAATGACAATGTTTCTGTGTTTGGAGATGTCACCTTGTTGCAACCTCAAGAGAGTTGTCAATACTTATATTGCTTGTCGCCAAGAGAAAGCATTTCTAAAGAAATTAAACTTCTAGCAGCTGCAAAAAATATTGGTAAACTAGACATCGTCTGGAGGTCCAACTTGGGAGAGAAGGGAAGACTGCAGACCAGCCAACTGCAGAGAATGACTCCTGACTATGGTGACATTAGACTAACATATGAAAGATTGCCCAGTAAAGCATCTGTGGATGAACCTTTTGACTTCAAGTGCAAGATTGTAAATGCCAGTGAGAGAACTCTGGATCTCATATTGAAGCTACGCTCACTTCAAGACTCTAGTCTGCTTTGGTGTGGCATATCAAATAGAAAATTGGGCCCATTAGAGCCTGGCAACTCAATTTATGTGAACTTAACTGCTTTACCAATAAGCACTGGACTACATAATATCACAGGAGTATCACTTGTGGACTTATTTTTGAAGAGAACATATGATTATGATGATTTAGCTTccatttatgtatgttaa